Proteins found in one bacterium genomic segment:
- a CDS encoding OmpH family outer membrane protein, which yields MQDNKKLIYIFGAVGLVLLAASVYLLIQVNTLEKRSAKIGYVKSDVLLANYKPAIAIQQKLQEETSHVQKELEERYKELQGMDADLKKKSQVLTMQALAPQMERFQTKQSEFLQMQQGLQQAVSQKQAQLLEPVFQDISNFINKYGKDNGYTLIFGTPVEGMVIYGDPAQDLTEILSSELNSRVPPAVPVPLNPAGGDSTKK from the coding sequence ATGCAAGACAACAAAAAACTTATCTACATCTTTGGCGCGGTCGGGCTCGTGCTGTTGGCAGCCTCGGTGTATTTATTAATCCAGGTCAATACGCTGGAAAAGCGCAGCGCCAAAATCGGGTATGTTAAATCTGACGTTTTGTTGGCCAATTATAAACCGGCGATTGCTATCCAACAAAAACTTCAGGAAGAAACATCGCATGTCCAAAAAGAATTGGAAGAACGTTACAAAGAATTGCAGGGTATGGATGCCGATTTGAAAAAGAAATCGCAGGTGCTGACCATGCAAGCGCTGGCTCCGCAGATGGAGCGTTTTCAAACCAAACAAAGCGAGTTTTTACAAATGCAGCAAGGGCTGCAGCAGGCCGTTTCACAAAAACAAGCGCAACTGCTCGAGCCGGTTTTTCAGGATATCAGCAATTTCATTAATAAATACGGCAAAGACAACGGGTACACGCTTATTTTCGGAACGCCTGTGGAAGGCATGGTGATTTACGGTGATCCGGCTCAGGATTTAACCGAAATTCTCAGCAGCGAACTCAATTCACGGGTACCTCCGGCCGTTCCCGTGCCGCTCAATCCTGCGGGCGGAGATTCGACGAAAAAATAA